GTTAAGGTCTCCGCAGTGCGCTTTCCTTCATCGTAACAGCTCCTCTCGCCTAAAATTTTGAACTATATTTCAGCATACTGAACCACCATCCCATAAAGCTAACATTTCATTAACAGTTTTAATCTATCAGCTCACCTATTGGATTCACATTTCCCCAGTAGGTCTCTTTCTGGGGATGCTCCAGCGGATCACCGTAAACCTCACTAGTACTAGTAAGCAGAAACCTGGCCCCAATCCTCTTTGCAAGGCCCAGCATATTAAGTGTACCCATCACATTTGTCTTGTACATCACATATAATTAAGGATCCCAGAAGCAAAGAGTTTTTAATGCTCTTTTAGGCACTCAAATCATTATCTAGATGGATTCACACATATTTCATGATAGATAGAAATATAGTATGATCCCACAATATTATACATGTCAAATAAGCATTTTTTATGCCAATAATAGatcatgcataattcagaactacATTACATAAATAATTCTTCACTAGGCATGATCTACCATGCCATCTCATTCAAATGATTTTTTTGACATGTAGAAAACCAATTTTAATGATAAATGAGCTTCAATTATGATCTCTATAACCATACAAAATCCAAACAACGGTTGAAAGCCTATGATAAATCATGCCTAACTAAGAATAACTCCATGGACATGTTGTATGAGGAATTAATAGCTAGCCATGGACATGTGTGAAAGCACTCCTTAGGAAAAGACTTGTGAAAGCATTCCttagtaaaagtaattttaaaattgatttttctagtgcttttacttttacgaCTAGAAATTTACGAAGCACgctaaaaaataagagaagatctattttcaaatgaaaaaagatctttttatcaaCTTAATGGCGCCCAAACAAGCACTTAGGCCAACTCCCTCAAATCCTTAGTATCGAGCTCCCAAATCACTTATGACCTGTGAATATTTTACAATCTATTAGCACACCTTAATTAAGTTGTATACATGCACTAAGAATCATTCCACTCTAAGTTGGACACTCATCATAAATTCCCTTGAAATGAATGTGGAACTCTAAGAGACAATTTCCTAAATAatctcaaaacaagaaaaagctgTTACTCTGTGCCTCAACGACGCAGTTTGTTAGATTCAAAAACAGAGTTGAAAGCCAAGAAGTTAAGATTGAAAAACATAGAATAACAATTTCTCAACTTACATAGTGCATtaacattttcttttgaaaaagatcTAGCCCAAAACACTTTACACTAAAACTTTCACAAAAACACCAAGCAACACACAAAACAACCGTTCCACaattttcatttataaaataaataaaattagccCCTTAAGTTAGCAATTGACTTTAATTCATTCCAAGGACTTAACTACCTTTTGGAAGCTTCAAGGACCTTTGTTTCCAATCTTCagctaaaattagaatttagcaACTTTatgacttctttttcttttaattttactttcgtCATTGTCACAGACATCTGAATTTTTTTACCTCAGATCTATTTAATCTACTTCAAGAAACTATGATTGACGACTTTCTCTCACACGTGTTTTTGTCTTCGCCACCAGTATCCAGTAATTACTACCTAAGATCTATTAATGCAGTTTGAAAAACTATGAATGTCTCTTACCACAAGTTTTATCAATTTCTATGACTCAACTTAAAACCACCAGAGAGGGTACAGACTTACCTCTCACATTcactataataataaaaataataatcttgATACATTGACAGTGTAAAACTCGTTTAATCACACCATTCTTCTGCATGACCATTTACGCAGTCAAAATAAAAGGTAGGTATTTAAGCTGATGTGGTATTACGTAATTAGATGCATGGATAAAACTGTTTTAGACTGACAgtgaatcaaattaaattcataatttcttAACCGCTTGATTTTATTACCTAGAATCACATTAACCTAGCTTGAAAAACTATGATGGTTTCTTAGCACTAATTTTTTGTACTTACCACAGATTTTATTACTAAGAATTCTATCCGTTCCTGTGACTCCAATTACGGGGAAAGGGAACAAACTTACCCTAAACTTAACTATCACAATCAATCACTACAAGtctacaacaaaataaataaatgaataaggATATGATAGTCTTGACAGGGTTATACTTGTAATGAACAGGGGAAGCAGGACAAGCAAGGTGATAGATCTGATCCACCTCCAACAGTATAGGCTCAACGACGTCGTGTCGAATCAGCTCAAACCTAGGGTTTCCAAGCAAATGTACCAAATTGTCCTTCCTCCCGGTGAAAAAATTATCCACCACAATCACCTCATTCCCTCTCCCAATAAGCTTATCAACCAGATGGCTCCCAACGAACCCAGCCCCACCGGTAACCACCACCCTCAGCCTCCTGGCGCCAATCGCCGCCGGAACCCGCCCAGCAACCGCGCTCCTTCTCTCGAGCCCGACGCCGCGGAGGTCGTGGCGGGTGGTGAACCCGCTCCGGGTGTACGGATGGGCCTCGGAAGGCCCAATTCTGGAGAGGATGGGCTGGATTATGAAGAAGGTCGAGCCGATTAGGATTCCGATGAGGGTGAAGAGTAGGCGCTGTTCTCTTAGAAGGTAGTTAATGGATCTTGGTAGGGATCTATTGTGTTTTGGGAGTTTTGGTGAGTAAGGGCCATATTGGtttgaattattgttattactatTCGGCATCTCCAGCCTGTGATTCAGCTTTGGCTTCATTCTTttgcttccttctttctttccgAATTTAAATGCAGTGTTTGTGTGTGTGCTTAATGTAATGTGTTGTATGGGTGAAGGTAAAATTTGGAGTGGTTGCAGTGAAAATTGAAATGCTTCTTGTGTTTGTGTCGGTGAATGTGAAAGATAGGCTATTTGGTAAAAAGAAATGTGATGTGAATGtgaaagggaaagggaaagggaaatTGAGTGAGTGGATGGGAGGGTGGTgatattttagttttaggaGCAGGTGTATGCATGCAAGTGTTTCAGAGTCAGAGGCTTATATTTTGTGTGTTATGTGATCTGATGTGAATTGTGATGTAATGATGTGGGGCAAATGTATTGttcttttaataaataaataaataaataaaaaggtttCTTTTTATCGAGTGTGTTGATGTTAATCGGTGATTGTTGTTGGAAGGGACAATGGAAAGCGTGAAATTGAAGATGAGTAAAGGAGTTAGGCCCTCCCTGTTTGCGGGTTTTGGATGAGTTGAGTGACCAAATGCAATTAGGGCAAATGGGTAATTGTCTTGACCTTTTCATTTGCGAAATCTGATTATCATCGTATTATGATTTAAGAGTATACccattttaaaattcttttatctcttattatttattttataaatgaaatcaaaaaaatataaaaaaattatttaaaaataaaaaattacactttattttttaaaataaaatttaaaatttaaaaaatttaaatacaaaaaaagatAATAGTAGTACGTGAATTTTATGTTGTCAGCAGTGCCAATATCAACTACCTCACTATATAATTCTATGATTTGATGAGTTAGAATTCTTCCATGTGTCTCAAAAGTCGCATATACGTATTCATCGTGTATAACCCAGCTTGAACTTGAAGCCTCGAATTGCTAATGCAGCAAAGGATTTTGTACCTAATTTTAGTAATCTCCCTCTAGTTTTGAACTTTTATCTTTATTAATATCAGATTCTTCAAATAATCTTGTAGCGTACCAAGTCCCAGAGTTTGAAACAACATTAGATGTAGACaatcaaacacaattttttttattattgtttatattaCAACCATTTACATAAACTAGAATGAGAGTCGCATAATGTATAAACGATAAATTaatgatagtatataataaatattaaaaatagttatattttgtagtattaaattaaatatgtataaattaaagttaaatttaaaaagtattctgtttaaaataatttatactaCAAAAGATTTGAATGTTGGAGTTGTAGaaagtgatatttttatttgataatttaatttttgtatttgttttagTTGATGAATTTAGTCTTTTTATGTGGCGCTCgtcctcctttttctttattggtTATTGTTAGAATTGTTGCTTTCTTCTTTCCGTCGAGGTTCTTGTGAAGACATATTCTTTATGAATTGTTGAGTTGTATGCGCTTTCTATTATGTTGTTTGTTCCATCATTACATGTatatttttcttccaaaaatgtgtcttgaatttgtatagttttctttcttcttaatcTCTTGATATAGTTTTTCAATGACATCTacaataaaaagaacaaaaatgaatagattttttttaaataagttatttttaataagaataactGAAATagtataaaatgaaattacctattagtattttttttttacccaCTCTGTCAGACAATGTCTCAAGTGATGCAAATTCAAAATAGTTTTGGAAAATGTTCAAAATtggatctttaatttctttcacAACAATTGTGAGTAAAAAATTTGCTTTAATTATACCTTTAATTGGCCTATACAAataatttgtatcttctatttttaaactttttatagtatagactttttctttcttgcagTATTAGTAAATTATAGTtcataattagttaaaaaaataatgaatagcATATTAAAAGAAGtataattttaacatattaaaatacaattatatataaagtattataaaataatataaaaagtataaaaagcaaaaataattaaagtatttttcataaattcaatttaaaaatataataaatatgtttgttttgtactttttcatctaatataaatatttctAAGCAAAGAGACTCTTCTTCATTTGTGGGTGTTAATGTTTTCCATAGATGAATCACGCGAACTTTGATAAACTAATTGTCTTTTTGTTTGGTGATATTGTCTAAAAAATGATGCTCCATTGAGTaagtttgagatgttgtgtagttcgaaaataaattttttatactaaatttgATGTCATTTGAAGGAATAGTGATAAGAGACTTATATAATTAGTTCAAATagtatgaaatttaaatatttgtaacgtaaaatttattatgattaataatattattattacatttgTAATATGaatgtttattatatttaataagttatttataaaaattaataaattaattattggagttataaatttattgtattgtttataacggtgagatataataaatatatggaTATGGATTTAATGTCTTTGTAGGTTACAAATTTCATTACAAatttgtgtatattttttttttttttggttgatttgaaaataatagttgatttaGCAAAAACTGAATAGTTGATTCTAATATTTTGCTAAGTAAGCGATATTGCTGATGTGCATtcgtaaaaagaaaaagatgtttTAAAAGTAACGTGTTTAAAAATAATGTGAGTAAACTTATGTATCTATTtgtatatattaagaatagattAGATATTTACAACAACATACTCACAAACATTATCAGAAAATTTGTGAAAAGAATTGAAATGAAATTCGTGTTATAATGACATGAATGAGTTCTTTatatagttaaaattttttgtccCGTATGTATTATGTATGCACATATAACAActatttttaaacaaatatttcATCTTCATTATGGAAGAGATCTGTTTAAAATGAGACCTTCGTCTCCAGACGGGATACTTTGTCAATGTTCCCTACTTATCTCATCTTTTCTAAGGATGAGATACATTTATAAGAAAATCATTCTATTTGAGGACGAAATAAGTAATAAGgcgtaaaaaaataaattctatcatttttgcatttttaatatatatttactttatCTTATCTCCTTTATATATAAAAGGAGAGCAGTAGTAGTCCCAATAAACAACAAGTGCCATACTTCAATGGTTGACAcgtatacaatttttttttatctcaaatGTATTTGAATAAGACACCAAACACAAAAGTACATAACTTGATGGGTAAAAGTACAAAATTATCAGCGGTCAACATCTTCTTTcaaatgtatttatatatatacacgcaTGCCTCCACTTTTATTTgttcataaaaaatttagattccCAGTGGGAGCAAGAGAGAATATATCATTTGGTTTAACAAAGATACAAAAACCTCGTTAAGATGGCGAAGTCTTCCTGGGTGATATTAATACAAGGAAACTTTGGTGGAacttcaaaatttatatcatcAGGATATGGGAACTTCCAAGCAAATTTAATGAGAAAGAAGTGCAAAGCATTAAGATGATCTTGCAAGATAATAAGGTGAGCATTTTATATATGTAgagcatttaaaaaaataaaaatttactgaGCTTGTTTGGAATGGTAGGAATTAGAATTCACTCGAGAGTTGAATTCTGATTCTTACTTTAGAACAACTAAAAATGAATGATTTGAATTCctttgaaaattcaaattctcaTTTTTCCTTCGTTTGTAAATTAGaccaaaaaatatcttatttccAAATCAACTCTCACACTCTTTAAACTTAAATTCTATTCCATTAATATATTATAGTTATTCCAAatcatgaaattaaattttaaatagaaatgaattcttttcttaaaggaaataaaattcttttctcATGTTAAATAGTTTCCAAACAAGCTGTCTTCcttcatttcatttttatatttttgtaaaatgcCAGGAAAACAGGATGATAGCTTCAATATCTAAGGCGCTGGTCCAAAAGTGGAGTGGTTTGATTGTTCAGTTCCAAATGTATGCCATGAACAATTTTATTGTTGTGAAGAACACCAGAATAGCCTAGACAATCCCAAGCCAGTGGATACTAGCATTTTTACATAGGACAACAGTAAATCATATTTAAGAACCAAGCTTTCCATTGGAAGCCTTTAGATTCAGAACCATAGTTGAGCTTCTCAACGCTGATAAGATTCACCGGAACGATTTGTTTGATATGTTCCCCTCCTAATCGATACAAATaatccttctatttatacagTTGGGAAGTTCAGAGTACATTTTAATGTTCCTCCTTTTTTTAAGATGTGATTGCGAAAGTGGTTGGTAAGGAGGTGGTTGGTAAGGAGGACCCAAGAGACTTGGTTACCAGTTACCACTAAGGGAAAAGAGACTAAACGAATGGTAATTGTTTTGAAAGACTTAGAGTATGTACTACATTCATTACCTTTGCTATTCTCTGATTACAGTTTATTTGGTGATTTTTTCCATCTGCAAAACACTTGGGATGCACTTCTCATCTGATTTGGTATTTCTTTGTAGGCACAACAAGATTGACTGCATTTTGTTTGGAAAGATGGTTGATCAAATACTCCTATACCTTGAGGATGGAACGGTGGAACCTGTGATTGTTCTGCTACAATTCTTCAAGGCTATACGGTGGAATGGTATATCCTGCATGATTGTTTACATTAATTTGTGTTATAAAAATACCTATTTAAGTATATTTTTGACTAACATATCATCATGTCAAAATGCAGAAAAAACTTCTCTACAGAACCATTTTGAAGTGTCAAAGATTCACATAAACTCACAGCTAAAAGAGATTAAGACTTTTAAAAGCAAGTTGGTAGAGCCATACATTTGTTACAAGagtatatattatttctaataataaaataattaaatcaagaaaatatacaTTATGTAAATCTGTTCTAGGTTGCTTAGTGATGCACCAGCAACTACTTCAGTTAGGATTAGCCAGATCTCATCACAAAGCAGATGGTCTGTTGATGAACTAACACAACATAACATGATATACTAATTCTGTCTGTTCTCTAACATGCAACATAACATGATGCAATACTAGATCAGCAATATTTGCTAGGTCTTCACATATATAAATCAAGAGTTTCACAACAGTTGCATTTGATAGATTTTTAAATATCTTGCCAATCAGTGGTTCAATTAAGAAGCTCCAGTCTTGAACCTATTATACATTGGAACTATCAGATCAGAAAACTTATAGTAATTCTAATGGCCTGTATATCATGGTATATTTATCAAATTATAGAAACTTACGCTTTTAGGCCACTCTGGGACCAGCTTGAGTATTCGTCCGTTTTCCAACTTTGATCCTGAAACCAATAAATCGGGCATGTGAACAAAGTGAATGCAGTAACAACAAgaatataaaactaaaatttaggCTTTTAGAGGTTTTCGCTTACCTAGCTTTATGATCTTGCTTGGTAAGAGGATCATGAACATGGCGGAAATGCAGAAAATCAAACTTCCAAGCAATTCTAAAAGCGTAAGCGCAATCACTCATTGGAAATATAGTTGTGGAAATCCATGCTTAAATTAGCATTCACCCTTTTATGTACATGTTCTCTTCAGGTAAATCTTTTATGCTTTCTAAATGCTCGGACTATCATGACCCCCAAAATGCTTTCGGAGAAGTGATGAATAATAGATGCTTTGGTAATTTGATCCACTCAAGTTGACTCCCGAAATGAAGCAAGATAATAACTCTATAAGGCCccagaaaaaaggaaaatgTTAACAAAATATGCATGTTAGTAGATGAATAAAAGACAACCATTGAAGTGAGATTAATTAACAAAGAATATTCCAATACAACAAAAACATGATCTTGATTAACAAGGAATCAGATAGTAATAATCGCTAAGACATGATTGGGCTTACCTGGGACCAATTAATGCTGAGATCCATCAAGCAGAGTGGAATAGTCCATGGTTACATGATTTAATATCATTTTGGTGTTGTATAAGTGGTTTGTTCTTTAAGATCATTTGAGATCTGTTTTCACAATTCATTTGTTATGGATGAATCTGAAAATAATGTCGTTGGTAGATGTAGGATGAGTCATGGTTCATGAGTGGTTGGTGTTGgtgaatataatttaaattcagACCTTCCGTTTTTGAAAAACTAACTtttgatatattaaaatagtaaaGTTATCCACCACTCAACGTAAACATGGAAGCTTGAACTTTTTCCTCTTTAAAAATAAGaccattaaaaaataacactaaaaaCAAGTTTCACAAATCACTTGATGATAAAGAAAGTTTCACAAAGAAGAACACTAAAAAGAAGTTTTATAAATTACTTGATGATAAATAATTTGCGTTTACTgttttttgttttcagttgctgaATTTATAAAGGTTAGATGAgtgaaaaaatactaaaaatgtCTCTTTGATGTGGAGACAAGTGTTAAGAGACAATGTGAGAAATCGACACATCACATGGCATGTGACTCCTTCAGAAGGTCCCAATgctaaaaacaaaaagtaaaagaaaagttAAATTTGTATGTAAAATTTGAATAACAAAATGTATTAATGTCGTCTTAGATTCCATTAAAACATCCCAATgaaattgttataattatttaaaatattgttagattttaagaaattattgtcaaaatttattaaatagctaagtatttaattatttgtttattctTTGTTATTATAATCATACGCGTGAATATTTGATCCGGtacttaatatttattttatgattgTATGATATGTATTACtctaaattgattttaatttaacaaattgTCATTAATTAgacaacaagaaaaattatgcaACTTAactttaacaaataaaattataaaaataaaaaaaataaaatgatactaaaattaatcaatCTTCCATTTACAATaatgctaatttttattttgttcctttttcatattttatttttcagggACAAAAAGGTGTTGAATAATCCTACTTCAATTAATCAAACatagaatttattttaacaaattataTCGATATAACAAACAGGTTTAATTTTTAACATACTACGTATATACTTCGTAAATTAGccctttaaaaaaatatattacaaatttttttaaggataaaccataaaaaatgTACCTTAATAGTTTTATCGTTGATAAAAATacgtttaaattttattatcaacaaaacttttttaaataactaaaaaaagtaagaaaaattaccaatattaaatatgtattctcAAAACATATTTTAGAGAATAAATATTGATACGTTTTTTTGCAAGCATAACtagaaaaaagagatattttaatccttaaaatattataatttttatgtctATATTTGTTTTGGTGATTTCTTTTATCaatatccaaaaataaatttaaaagataaaataaaaatgaagagATCAAAATTTTATCCCATTTTATGtatgtatattttaaaattatctaaatattttttataaaattttaaatcaaataattatttatcacttacaaataaataataatatttttacttatatttattgtattttttaattatttaagaatattttttgtcaatattaaaatttgaatgtattacaaaatattcaagtataatttcaatatattttatccattttataaatgtaccatacaataatataataagATAGATTAGATACACCGTCCGCGTGAGAGTCCACACtagttttatatataataagagagCAATGTATAGTTAGGTGCATGACAAGTGAAAATTTCTTTCATTGACAAGTATGCAACTTATACTATTTTTGCGTGGTCTACATACTATTAACTTAAgtggtttatatatatatatatattcttatttcttatttatatataacaaGAGAAGCAGTGGATACCATAATACCAAATCCGTTAtataactataaaaatatattagaataaTAGTGAAACTTAAAACACATGCTTTTTAACAATCGTGGAAAAAAAGCCAGCAattgttaaaagttaaaatacaTTACAATGACCAATAGGTTTGCTATttatttataacatttttttagtttaattactctgttaattcttatagtttcacaaaattttcaattatgtccctatattttttttaattgggtccctgcaccaatttttttttcaattgagtccctacatttttttatttgagtttcttcactaattttttttagttgagtcCCTATATAATGAAGCCAATTACTACTAAaagagacctaattgaaaaaaaatttggtgcaggaactcaattaaaaagaaaaaaaagtatagggaccaatagaataattaaaccaaaaagATGTTATAAATAAATAGCAAACCTATTGGTCATTGtaaccccccacactcactcgtcaaaatgcatcatgctagggagaggtatccaca
This sequence is a window from Arachis duranensis cultivar V14167 chromosome 2, aradu.V14167.gnm2.J7QH, whole genome shotgun sequence. Protein-coding genes within it:
- the LOC107474138 gene encoding UDP-glucuronic acid decarboxylase 1 isoform X1, with product MKPKLNHRLEMPNSNNNNSNQYGPYSPKLPKHNRSLPRSINYLLREQRLLFTLIGILIGSTFFIIQPILSRIGPSEAHPYTRSGFTTRHDLRGVGLERRSAVAGRVPAAIGARRLRVVVTGGAGFVGSHLVDKLIGRGNEVIVVDNFFTGRKDNLVHLLGNPRFELIRHDVVEPILLEVDQIYHLACPASPVHYKYNPVKTIKTNVMGTLNMLGLAKRIGARFLLTSTSEVYGDPLEHPQKETYWGNVNPIGERSCYDEGKRTAETLTMDYHRGDGVEVRIARIFNTYGPRMCLDDGRVVSNFVAQVIRKQPMTVYGDGKQTRSFQYVSDLVNGLVALMDGEHVGPFNLGNPGEFTMLELAEVVKATIDPSATIEFRPNTADDPHMRKPDISKAKELLNWEPKVPLKEGLPLMVNDFRNRILNEDEGKGMK
- the LOC107474138 gene encoding UDP-glucuronic acid decarboxylase 1 isoform X2; protein product: MKPKLNHRLEMPNSNNNNSNQYGPYSPKLPKHNRSLPRSINYLLREQRLLFTLIGILIGSTFFIIQPILSRIGPSEAHPYTRSGFTTRHDLRGVGLERRSAVAGRVPAAIGARRLRVVVTGGAGFVGSHLVDKLIGRGNEVIVVDNFFTGRKDNLVHLLGNPRFELIRHDVVEPILLEVDQIYHLACPASPVHYKYNPVKTIISNVMGTLNMLGLAKRIGARFLLTSTSEVYGDPLEHPQKETYWGNVNPIGERSCYDEGKRTAETLTMDYHRGDGVEVRIARIFNTYGPRMCLDDGRVVSNFVAQVIRKQPMTVYGDGKQTRSFQYVSDLVNGLVALMDGEHVGPFNLGNPGEFTMLELAEVVKATIDPSATIEFRPNTADDPHMRKPDISKAKELLNWEPKVPLKEGLPLMVNDFRNRILNEDEGKGMK